A stretch of Synechococcus sp. MIT S9220 DNA encodes these proteins:
- the menB gene encoding 1,4-dihydroxy-2-naphthoyl-CoA synthase, whose protein sequence is MAESFPRAVLPGDPGVTWQPWGQYEDVLLDRCDAGIARVAINRPQKRNAFRPRTVAELCDAFARIRDDSSIGAVLFTGVGPADDGGYAFCAGGDQSVRGDGGYLDEQGLARLNVLDLQRMIRSLPKVVIALVAGYAIGGGQVLHLLCDLSLAADNAVFGQTGPRVGSFDGGFGAGYLARVVGQRKAREIWFLCRRYGAEQALNMGLVNAVVPLQELEAEGVRWAQEVLQHSPTAIRCLKAAFNAETDGLAGLQELAGQATHLFYRTEEGQEGRNAFLEKRDPDFSASPWLP, encoded by the coding sequence ATGGCTGAGTCGTTCCCCCGCGCGGTCTTGCCCGGTGATCCAGGGGTGACGTGGCAGCCCTGGGGCCAATACGAGGATGTGCTGCTCGATCGCTGTGATGCAGGCATCGCCAGGGTTGCCATCAATCGACCGCAGAAACGCAATGCCTTCCGCCCGCGCACTGTGGCGGAGCTCTGCGATGCCTTCGCCCGCATTCGTGATGACAGCAGCATCGGTGCGGTGCTGTTCACCGGAGTTGGCCCTGCAGACGACGGCGGCTACGCCTTCTGCGCCGGTGGGGATCAGAGCGTCCGCGGCGACGGCGGTTACCTCGATGAACAGGGTCTTGCCCGCCTCAATGTTCTGGATCTGCAGCGGATGATCCGCAGCCTGCCCAAGGTGGTGATCGCTCTTGTGGCTGGCTATGCGATCGGTGGCGGCCAGGTGCTGCATCTGCTCTGCGACCTCAGCCTGGCGGCAGACAATGCCGTGTTCGGTCAGACCGGACCACGGGTTGGCAGCTTCGATGGCGGATTCGGTGCCGGTTATCTGGCTCGGGTGGTGGGTCAGCGCAAGGCGCGGGAGATCTGGTTTCTCTGTCGTCGCTATGGGGCTGAGCAGGCGCTCAACATGGGGCTGGTGAATGCTGTGGTTCCCTTGCAAGAGCTCGAGGCCGAGGGCGTGCGCTGGGCGCAGGAGGTGTTGCAGCACAGTCCTACGGCGATTCGCTGCCTCAAGGCTGCCTTCAATGCCGAGACCGATGGGTTGGCTGGGCTTCAGGAGTTGGCGGGGCAGGCCACCCATCTTTTCTATCGAACCGAGGAGGGCCAGGAGGGTCGCAACGCCTTCCTTGAGAAGCGAGATCCTGATTTCTCTGCTTCTCCCTGGTTGCCCTAG
- the menD gene encoding 2-succinyl-5-enolpyruvyl-6-hydroxy-3-cyclohexene-1-carboxylic-acid synthase, whose amino-acid sequence MVLCPGSRSAPLALAAGGLAERGLLTLTTAIDERSSAFHALGMAAASGRAVAVITTSGTAVANLLPAAVEADRSALPLLLLTADRPQRLKNCGANQTVNQEDFLASVCRAFTTGPLDGLHRLSQTQLQALANQAWEQTLQHPGPVHLNLPFDEPLHPSSDDQQQAWSGWDCAVNQQRQLRRPPASAATRPSDGFDWSRPGVVVAGPWRGLEADKPAYQQALRALAECSGWPVLADQLAAIPADLPHLIRHWELLLPQCLPAAEAGLQVLRLGPLPASRRLESWLRSLGSGQLLISEAEPRCLDPLGLSRQCSSGLVAWWNAISTDACFSRSGSRALLTAWAEADAQVQRVLDQHLPAAGGVSEPALMKALPELLPQGMPLMLAASSPVRDWQTFAAADLGSRRCFSFRGASGIDGTLSLALGLARVQGPTVLICGDLALQHDSNGWLLASEASPPLLVLLIDNAGGGIFAQLPIASVASNALDQLFAMPQRHDPLALAAAHAVPARQLTRLEDLPSALEWGLAQQRTALLRVCTDRSADAELRRQLREITAAALLQSRGGTTEA is encoded by the coding sequence GTGGTGCTTTGCCCTGGCAGTCGTTCCGCACCACTGGCGCTGGCGGCGGGTGGCCTGGCTGAACGGGGATTGCTGACGCTGACCACGGCCATTGATGAGCGCTCTTCTGCCTTTCATGCCCTGGGCATGGCGGCTGCATCCGGGCGTGCAGTGGCTGTGATCACCACGTCGGGCACTGCGGTGGCCAATCTGCTGCCCGCTGCGGTGGAGGCCGACCGTTCAGCGCTGCCCTTGCTGTTGCTCACAGCCGATCGTCCGCAAAGGCTCAAGAACTGCGGCGCCAACCAGACGGTCAATCAAGAGGACTTTCTGGCGTCGGTTTGTCGTGCGTTCACGACTGGACCCCTGGATGGTTTGCACCGGCTGTCGCAGACCCAGCTGCAAGCGCTGGCGAACCAAGCCTGGGAGCAAACGCTTCAGCATCCCGGGCCGGTGCACCTCAATCTCCCCTTCGATGAGCCCCTGCATCCCAGCAGCGACGATCAGCAGCAGGCTTGGTCGGGTTGGGATTGTGCTGTGAATCAGCAGCGGCAGCTTCGCCGTCCACCTGCCTCCGCTGCTACCCGGCCAAGCGATGGCTTCGATTGGTCCCGTCCCGGGGTAGTGGTGGCCGGACCCTGGCGAGGCCTGGAAGCCGACAAGCCCGCCTATCAGCAGGCACTCAGGGCGCTGGCTGAGTGCAGTGGTTGGCCGGTGCTGGCCGATCAGCTGGCTGCGATTCCCGCTGATCTGCCCCATTTGATCCGCCACTGGGAGCTGCTGTTGCCGCAGTGTCTTCCGGCTGCTGAAGCAGGTCTTCAGGTGCTGCGGCTGGGTCCACTTCCTGCCAGCCGGCGATTGGAGAGCTGGTTACGCAGCCTTGGTTCGGGCCAGCTGTTGATCAGTGAAGCCGAACCCCGCTGCCTGGATCCGCTCGGGTTGTCGCGGCAATGCAGCAGTGGCCTGGTGGCTTGGTGGAACGCCATCAGCACCGATGCTTGCTTCAGTCGGTCCGGCTCGCGGGCGCTGCTCACGGCCTGGGCTGAGGCCGATGCCCAGGTGCAACGCGTTCTGGATCAGCACTTGCCGGCTGCAGGCGGCGTCAGTGAGCCCGCACTGATGAAGGCTCTGCCTGAACTGTTGCCGCAGGGGATGCCGCTGATGCTCGCCGCCAGCAGTCCTGTGCGCGACTGGCAGACCTTCGCAGCTGCCGATCTTGGCTCACGGCGTTGTTTCAGCTTCCGCGGGGCGTCCGGCATCGACGGCACCCTGTCGCTGGCTCTTGGTCTGGCCCGCGTTCAGGGGCCCACCGTGCTGATCTGCGGTGATCTGGCACTGCAGCACGACAGCAATGGCTGGCTGCTGGCCAGTGAGGCCTCACCACCTCTGCTGGTGCTGCTGATCGATAACGCCGGTGGCGGCATCTTTGCCCAGCTGCCGATTGCTTCCGTTGCATCCAACGCGTTGGATCAGTTGTTTGCCATGCCTCAGCGCCATGACCCTCTGGCTCTGGCAGCGGCCCATGCCGTGCCCGCTCGCCAGCTAACCCGGCTCGAGGACCTGCCTTCAGCTCTGGAGTGGGGACTGGCACAGCAGCGCACGGCACTGCTGCGTGTTTGCACCGATCGATCCGCCGATGCCGAGCTGCGTCGTCAGCTGCGTGAGATCACGGCCGCTGCACTGCTGCAGTCGCGGGGCGGTACAACTGAGGCCTGA
- the lepB gene encoding signal peptidase I — MSDPSADSTKRQGSWRSLLIWVLLALLLRWIVVEPRWIPSGSMLPTLQLQDRILVEKLSPRFDRVRHQSLPLNSIVVFKVPEPLVQAGYDPDAALIKRVVGRPGDQLEVRDGQLRRNGEAVDEPWLNEAIDYVMAPITVPDNELWVMGDNRNASLDSHLWGPLPEADVIGTAILRYWPLSRFGPIRFSRPDALVTKSTAAIGSGT; from the coding sequence ATGAGCGACCCGTCCGCCGACTCCACGAAACGTCAGGGGAGCTGGCGCTCCTTGCTGATCTGGGTGCTGCTGGCACTGCTGCTGCGCTGGATCGTGGTGGAGCCGCGCTGGATTCCATCCGGATCGATGCTGCCCACCCTGCAACTGCAGGACCGGATCTTGGTGGAGAAACTGAGTCCACGCTTCGACCGGGTGCGTCACCAATCGCTGCCCCTGAACAGCATCGTGGTGTTCAAGGTTCCTGAGCCACTGGTGCAGGCCGGCTATGACCCGGATGCTGCCTTGATCAAGCGGGTGGTGGGCAGGCCCGGAGACCAGCTGGAGGTGCGTGATGGCCAGCTCAGGCGCAACGGTGAGGCCGTTGATGAGCCCTGGCTGAACGAAGCGATCGACTACGTGATGGCCCCGATCACCGTGCCCGACAACGAGCTCTGGGTGATGGGCGACAACCGCAATGCCAGCCTTGATTCACACCTCTGGGGTCCCCTGCCGGAAGCCGATGTGATCGGCACCGCAATCCTGCGCTACTGGCCGCTCAGCAGGTTCGGTCCGATTCGGTTCTCTCGACCCGACGCTTTAGTGACGAAGAGCACAGCTGCGATAGGGTCAGGCACATGA
- a CDS encoding DUF760 domain-containing protein — MFNPEFLTTDNQEGQPVNGLIQYLQDQSPDVLQRVAKSASPDIQDIIRHNVQGLLGMLPGEQFEVKVTSNRDNLANMLASAMMTGYFLRQMEQRKELEETLFGDDEMAIDSDSDL; from the coding sequence ATGTTTAACCCTGAGTTTCTGACCACCGATAACCAGGAGGGTCAGCCCGTCAATGGCCTGATTCAGTACCTGCAGGATCAATCTCCAGACGTGCTGCAACGCGTGGCCAAATCGGCCAGCCCTGACATTCAGGACATCATTCGCCACAACGTTCAGGGGCTGCTGGGAATGCTTCCCGGTGAACAGTTCGAGGTGAAAGTGACCTCCAATCGCGACAACCTGGCCAACATGCTGGCCTCCGCGATGATGACCGGCTACTTCCTGCGCCAGATGGAGCAACGCAAGGAACTGGAAGAGACGCTGTTCGGAGACGATGAAATGGCGATTGACTCCGACTCGGATCTCTGA
- a CDS encoding DUF4336 domain-containing protein produces MKGDLSATEGISSEDQSWPWWPLLPLYPYGRRATHFEELIPGQIWSLEQLQGVYYVAVPIRLTVVKVPGGLMLVNPLPPTGELRALIRTLEAEHGPVRSIVLPTASGLEHKLPLAPMARAFPEADLWVCPGQWSFPINLPLSWLGVPANRTRVLLDDGVPHPEVCEWISLGPLDLGVGRFQEVSCLHRPSGALLVTDALVGISSEPPEVFAHDPAPLLFHARDRGDQPFDDTPENRRRGWARLVLFASYLRPEPLDVPGLLQVIRQALRPGLRSARTHFGLYPFAWKPGWLDSAKALMGDDQPRLQVAPVLERLVLPRQRQALIAWLAALEQQRDLHWLVPAHYSAPLAFSTLQVVQLREHLMMREWAPSEGNWEFLGSIDQTLLDLGVVPDSQKSSQ; encoded by the coding sequence ATGAAGGGCGATCTGAGTGCAACTGAGGGCATCTCGTCAGAGGACCAAAGCTGGCCCTGGTGGCCGCTGCTGCCGTTGTATCCGTATGGCCGCCGTGCCACGCACTTTGAAGAGCTGATTCCCGGACAGATCTGGAGCCTCGAGCAGCTTCAGGGTGTGTATTACGTGGCGGTGCCGATCCGGCTCACGGTGGTGAAGGTTCCCGGCGGTTTGATGCTGGTGAATCCGCTGCCGCCCACTGGCGAGCTTCGCGCGTTGATTCGCACCCTCGAAGCTGAGCATGGTCCTGTGCGCAGCATTGTGTTGCCCACGGCCTCCGGCCTGGAGCACAAGCTGCCGTTGGCTCCGATGGCCAGGGCCTTTCCTGAAGCTGATCTCTGGGTCTGCCCAGGTCAGTGGAGTTTTCCGATCAATTTGCCGCTGTCTTGGTTGGGTGTGCCCGCCAACAGAACCAGGGTGTTGCTCGACGATGGCGTGCCCCATCCCGAAGTCTGTGAGTGGATTTCACTGGGGCCCCTGGATCTTGGCGTTGGTCGTTTTCAGGAAGTGAGCTGCCTGCACCGCCCCTCGGGTGCGCTCTTGGTGACCGACGCTCTGGTTGGTATTTCTTCTGAACCGCCGGAGGTGTTTGCGCACGACCCTGCACCGCTGCTGTTCCATGCCCGTGATCGCGGCGATCAACCCTTCGACGACACCCCCGAGAATCGCCGGCGCGGCTGGGCAAGGCTCGTGTTGTTTGCCTCCTACCTGCGCCCGGAACCGCTTGATGTACCTGGCCTGCTGCAGGTGATTCGGCAGGCCCTTCGGCCCGGTCTGCGCAGTGCACGAACCCATTTCGGCCTGTATCCCTTCGCCTGGAAGCCTGGGTGGCTGGATTCGGCCAAGGCTCTGATGGGAGACGATCAACCGCGGTTGCAGGTGGCACCGGTGCTGGAGCGCCTGGTGCTGCCCAGGCAACGACAGGCGTTGATCGCCTGGTTGGCGGCTCTCGAACAGCAGCGCGATCTGCACTGGTTGGTGCCCGCTCACTATTCAGCGCCGCTGGCCTTCTCAACCCTGCAGGTTGTTCAGCTGCGCGAACATCTCATGATGCGCGAATGGGCCCCCAGTGAAGGCAACTGGGAATTCTTGGGCAGTATTGATCAAACCCTGCTCGACCTTGGCGTTGTTCCCGACTCGCAGAAGTCATCGCAGTGA
- a CDS encoding DUF1254 domain-containing protein gives MNRIKPAFCLATVIAATLAMSANTSGFASSRPSECNDIKPALKKESSTTKAIVNTDNYAFAETEIILGDYVQKIAKATCSDGMGVFMHFRKAMDPKDRTILRPNFDTLYSAAVVDLKSPATITLPTSDRLQILEVVSAYHWIPLVTSKPGVYEITEEMVGSRFAFIIIRTQVNMQDPADIERVGDIQDEITIRQKNRGKFVQTKDWDRSQMLSMRSDYQKEKEAKGISSEEIFGDKGEISSEMRNIGVAFGWGALTKEGAVYPSINIPGSDEEFTLVLKDVPMASNAFWSVTVYDKDGFAQGENYNVNSSFAKQDKDGNYTLNFGKNSVKENFLEIYPGSNATLRIYSPQKPYFDGSWKVPEMQSAAKSQ, from the coding sequence GTGAATCGGATCAAGCCTGCTTTTTGTCTTGCGACTGTCATCGCAGCAACCTTGGCGATGAGTGCTAATACTTCTGGTTTTGCTAGCAGCAGGCCATCTGAGTGCAACGACATTAAGCCTGCTCTTAAAAAAGAAAGTTCAACGACGAAAGCCATAGTCAATACAGACAACTACGCGTTTGCTGAAACTGAAATAATCCTCGGTGATTATGTTCAAAAAATTGCAAAAGCAACCTGTTCAGATGGGATGGGTGTGTTCATGCATTTCCGAAAGGCAATGGATCCCAAAGATAGAACTATATTGAGGCCAAACTTCGACACATTGTACTCAGCAGCTGTTGTTGACTTGAAAAGTCCAGCAACAATCACCTTGCCAACCTCCGATCGGTTGCAAATCCTGGAAGTCGTTAGCGCTTATCACTGGATTCCATTGGTGACTAGCAAGCCCGGCGTCTACGAGATAACAGAAGAAATGGTGGGTAGTCGCTTCGCATTTATCATCATTCGCACCCAAGTAAACATGCAGGATCCCGCCGATATTGAGCGGGTTGGCGACATTCAAGATGAAATAACAATTCGCCAGAAGAATCGCGGCAAATTCGTGCAAACCAAAGACTGGGATAGGAGCCAAATGCTTTCAATGCGATCTGACTATCAAAAAGAAAAAGAGGCAAAAGGTATTAGCAGCGAAGAAATCTTTGGCGACAAGGGTGAAATCAGTTCGGAGATGAGAAATATTGGGGTTGCCTTCGGGTGGGGGGCTCTGACAAAAGAAGGAGCTGTCTATCCTTCCATTAACATCCCTGGATCTGACGAAGAATTCACACTCGTACTGAAGGATGTCCCTATGGCAAGCAATGCTTTTTGGTCGGTAACTGTCTACGACAAAGATGGATTCGCCCAAGGAGAGAATTACAATGTAAATAGCTCCTTTGCGAAGCAGGATAAAGATGGCAACTATACGCTTAATTTCGGAAAGAATTCAGTCAAAGAAAATTTCTTAGAAATTTACCCAGGCTCCAATGCAACGCTGCGGATCTACTCTCCGCAAAAGCCTTATTTTGATGGAAGTTGGAAAGTTCCCGAAATGCAATCCGCTGCTAAAAGTCAGTAA
- a CDS encoding DUF1214 domain-containing protein — protein MNTWLEKNEKGTFKFTGLVDPSDTTVVTPQATVDYGYNWFSISDGPAILTTPTYDKFLSVSVFDMKHNVPAVITNPTKPILLKRPSQAMPEGDFEVVELETDQGLVLTRMVVVENLDAVVASRSQFQMQGGKGDMQREVQQFSPETEKNAQAVIDTVITYINPDDAFGRVSGDVSFLDLAAGVKLGQLGTPSDTVRYGTILVDDSGAPLRGDATYVVTVPAGLYNPGGYFSVTLYGTDNKLLIPNDLKIYDQTTFSSEPNQDGTTTITLSPDGSGKNGIPTGKDFYGVLRAYVPAPDAIMKVKVERQ, from the coding sequence ATGAACACTTGGCTTGAGAAGAACGAGAAGGGCACTTTCAAGTTCACCGGCTTGGTGGATCCCAGCGACACCACCGTGGTCACGCCACAAGCCACTGTCGACTACGGCTACAACTGGTTTTCGATCTCAGATGGCCCGGCAATCCTGACGACGCCGACTTACGACAAATTCTTGTCGGTGTCGGTCTTCGATATGAAGCACAATGTGCCGGCTGTCATCACCAACCCAACAAAACCGATCCTGCTCAAACGACCCAGCCAAGCGATGCCCGAGGGCGACTTTGAGGTGGTTGAGCTTGAAACGGATCAAGGTCTTGTGCTGACCAGGATGGTCGTCGTCGAAAACCTGGACGCAGTCGTCGCCTCCCGTAGCCAATTCCAGATGCAGGGTGGCAAGGGAGACATGCAGCGTGAGGTCCAGCAATTCAGCCCAGAGACGGAAAAGAACGCCCAGGCCGTGATCGACACGGTGATCACCTATATCAACCCCGATGACGCCTTCGGTCGGGTCAGCGGAGACGTCAGCTTCCTCGACCTCGCAGCCGGAGTGAAGTTGGGCCAGTTAGGAACGCCTTCCGACACGGTCCGTTACGGCACCATCTTGGTCGACGACAGCGGTGCGCCTTTGCGCGGTGATGCGACGTATGTCGTGACTGTGCCTGCAGGGCTCTACAACCCTGGCGGCTACTTTTCAGTGACCCTCTACGGAACCGATAACAAGCTGCTGATCCCGAACGATCTGAAGATCTACGACCAGACCACATTCTCCTCAGAGCCGAACCAAGACGGAACAACAACCATCACACTCAGTCCGGATGGAAGTGGAAAAAACGGAATCCCCACTGGCAAAGACTTTTATGGAGTCCTTCGTGCGTACGTGCCAGCACCCGATGCAATCATGAAAGTGAAGGTCGAGCGGCAGTAG
- a CDS encoding amidohydrolase family protein yields the protein MEFFDPQVLGVIEPLLPELAEQRLANMDKAGIEIAVLSQTAPGIQAIADSTEASAMAKHANDALHAAIEQQSRRFRGFAALNLQDIDAACAELKRCVSELGFVGALVNGSTQAEYLDNPRVDPLWSTLEQLDVPLYLHPGLPTNQPASMVKELDGATWGWSFDTATHALRLIVKGVFDKHPNANVILGHMGENLPFYLWRLDSRYASTSYRNDISTTPSAVFRRNFFITTSGVCDDAALQCSIATLGPERIMFSTDYPYEDIELAGRWIEQATIDPLAKTMICRDTARMLLRLS from the coding sequence TTGGAGTTTTTCGACCCACAAGTGCTGGGGGTGATTGAACCGTTACTGCCTGAGCTGGCTGAACAGCGACTAGCCAATATGGACAAGGCCGGTATTGAGATCGCCGTACTGTCACAGACTGCGCCGGGTATTCAAGCGATCGCCGACTCGACCGAAGCATCGGCCATGGCCAAACATGCGAACGACGCTCTGCACGCAGCAATCGAGCAGCAATCTCGGCGCTTCAGAGGCTTTGCGGCACTGAATCTGCAGGATATCGATGCCGCTTGCGCGGAGCTGAAGCGATGCGTCAGCGAGCTGGGTTTCGTTGGAGCTCTGGTCAATGGCAGCACACAAGCTGAATACCTCGACAACCCCAGAGTCGATCCGCTGTGGTCGACGCTCGAGCAGCTTGATGTGCCCCTTTATCTCCATCCCGGACTTCCCACCAACCAACCCGCTTCGATGGTGAAAGAACTCGATGGTGCCACTTGGGGCTGGTCATTTGACACCGCTACCCATGCGCTGCGTCTGATTGTGAAAGGCGTTTTCGACAAACATCCCAACGCCAACGTGATCCTCGGACATATGGGTGAGAACCTGCCCTTTTATCTCTGGCGACTGGACAGTCGTTATGCGTCGACTAGCTATCGCAACGACATCAGCACCACACCCAGCGCCGTCTTCCGACGAAATTTCTTCATCACTACCTCAGGCGTCTGTGATGATGCGGCACTGCAGTGTTCGATCGCGACTCTCGGCCCGGAACGCATCATGTTCTCCACGGATTACCCCTACGAAGACATCGAGCTCGCAGGCCGATGGATTGAGCAGGCAACGATCGATCCACTCGCGAAAACCATGATCTGCAGAGACACAGCGCGGATGTTGCTTCGCCTGAGCTGA
- a CDS encoding C2 family cysteine protease, with protein sequence MLEFNLQGELLGVLDASNVYQPFPGGDASAYGLTQQNNLQPELAFFDPLSAHDPLSALADEAQNDCAATLNLPRTAFWNQGTPIQNHTSQPTGFGWVPALSDQGSDRQQDNSDQAQIDLLTDGHLGRRDILSTQPTTSTDLLKLNQANQAGPTDLNTAQTQLDPLTGDTRSGAMGFVPMPMPSIFDIDPDLLSYLGERAEVNNLLAEDRFDRGQSTGTETHYNFTIGSGFSAHEGSGYDVTDSFHNAADIGTVAYRDDKQVIGTVGYRSGWNRDSNDYFSFYAGKSGNFDLSLTGLSANVGLALYDEGGSLVTWSNKWGTQDENISTYLSEGHYTSRIYSHNTSWWNNKGATAFNLNISRQADCFEQITNCLIDDSSVKNATLNSIKLDNEFSRDDVIGILKSAGDYGSVTNTELTDLKQFHNIFSGTMRADIAGLSKKVVFGDASNDHYTGYDSIVDDLGNLESGTSTQNLNLLIGKHMLGTDRPMIHTGTYTQAGGTLEIGGYSAGDIDQGATGSCYFLSALAGTADKKVSIIEDMFTDNGDGTYSVRFYTNGQADYVTVDSMMATKADGTYLHADTGAGDAIDGVVADHNELWVALAEKAYAQLNESGRLNQEEATNRYGIAGDEGISWGFTTDAITHITGLNSSWGNASASGVGVNNVSSAELQTLVNSDRVVCAGWGGHARTIMSYDEVTGVYEIRNPYDENHSSLTHAQLISLGAQFSWSNS encoded by the coding sequence ATGCTTGAGTTCAACCTCCAAGGCGAGCTCCTCGGCGTTTTGGACGCCAGCAATGTCTACCAGCCATTCCCTGGAGGAGACGCTTCCGCCTACGGCCTCACCCAACAGAACAATCTCCAGCCCGAGTTGGCCTTCTTCGATCCTCTGAGCGCCCATGATCCGCTCTCTGCGCTGGCAGATGAGGCTCAAAACGATTGCGCAGCAACACTCAACCTGCCTCGTACTGCATTCTGGAACCAGGGCACACCCATCCAGAACCACACCAGTCAGCCAACAGGTTTTGGTTGGGTCCCTGCCCTGAGCGATCAAGGCAGTGATCGCCAGCAAGACAACAGCGATCAAGCCCAGATCGATCTCCTCACCGATGGTCACCTCGGCCGCCGCGACATCCTGAGCACACAACCCACAACCAGCACTGACCTGCTCAAGCTCAATCAAGCCAATCAGGCTGGCCCAACAGATCTCAACACCGCACAAACCCAGCTCGATCCACTCACCGGAGATACGAGGTCCGGCGCCATGGGCTTTGTGCCAATGCCAATGCCAAGCATCTTTGACATTGATCCGGATCTGCTCTCCTATCTCGGCGAACGCGCAGAGGTGAACAACCTGCTCGCAGAAGACCGCTTTGATCGCGGTCAATCCACCGGCACCGAAACCCACTACAACTTCACGATTGGCAGCGGATTCTCCGCCCATGAGGGCAGCGGCTACGACGTCACCGACAGCTTCCACAATGCAGCTGACATCGGCACCGTCGCCTATCGCGATGACAAACAGGTGATCGGCACCGTTGGTTACCGCAGCGGCTGGAATCGTGACAGCAACGATTACTTCTCCTTCTATGCCGGCAAATCCGGCAACTTTGACCTCTCGCTCACAGGTCTCTCGGCCAACGTTGGTCTGGCTCTCTATGACGAGGGTGGATCACTGGTCACCTGGTCGAACAAGTGGGGAACCCAGGATGAAAACATCAGCACCTACCTGAGTGAAGGCCACTACACCAGCCGCATCTACAGCCACAACACCTCTTGGTGGAACAACAAAGGCGCCACTGCTTTCAATCTCAACATCAGCCGCCAGGCCGACTGCTTTGAACAAATCACTAACTGCTTGATTGATGACAGCAGCGTCAAAAACGCCACGCTCAACTCAATCAAACTCGATAACGAATTCAGCCGCGACGACGTGATCGGCATCCTTAAAAGTGCTGGCGACTATGGATCTGTCACCAATACCGAGCTGACCGATCTAAAGCAATTCCACAACATATTCAGCGGCACCATGCGCGCTGATATTGCCGGCCTCTCCAAAAAGGTGGTGTTCGGGGATGCCAGTAATGATCACTACACCGGCTACGACAGCATCGTTGATGATCTCGGCAATCTGGAATCCGGCACCAGCACCCAGAACCTCAATCTGCTGATTGGGAAACACATGCTCGGCACCGACAGGCCGATGATTCACACCGGCACCTACACCCAGGCCGGAGGCACCCTGGAGATCGGTGGCTACAGCGCCGGTGATATTGATCAAGGAGCGACAGGCTCCTGTTATTTCCTCTCCGCTCTTGCCGGCACCGCCGACAAAAAGGTGTCGATTATTGAGGACATGTTCACTGACAATGGTGACGGCACCTACAGCGTTCGCTTCTATACCAACGGGCAGGCTGATTACGTCACCGTCGACAGCATGATGGCGACCAAAGCCGATGGCACTTACCTGCATGCCGACACCGGCGCGGGCGACGCAATCGACGGCGTGGTGGCAGACCACAATGAACTCTGGGTTGCCCTGGCGGAAAAAGCCTATGCACAACTGAATGAGTCGGGTCGCCTTAATCAAGAAGAAGCGACAAACCGCTACGGCATTGCCGGTGATGAAGGCATCAGCTGGGGGTTCACCACTGACGCGATTACCCATATCACTGGACTCAATTCCAGCTGGGGCAATGCAAGCGCGTCAGGCGTCGGCGTAAACAATGTGAGCTCTGCAGAGCTGCAAACACTCGTTAACAGCGACCGTGTCGTATGCGCAGGATGGGGCGGTCACGCTCGCACAATCATGAGCTACGACGAGGTCACAGGGGTATATGAGATTCGCAACCCCTATGACGAAAACCACTCCTCACTGACCCATGCACAATTGATCAGTCTGGGCGCACAGTTCAGCTGGAGCAACAGCTGA